In bacterium, the genomic stretch TCTCTTGGGTCAGGCAGGCTCACACGGCGCTCGACCGACTCGAGCCCCAGCACTACCCCAAGCCCCGCGGCGATGGCCCGGCTGTCGTCCGGGCCAAACAGCGGCGGGCAGACGCGATGCACGACCGCAAACAGTTTTTCAGCGACGATCGTCGGGGTATCGGTCTCCACGATGTGGCATTCTTGCTTGAGCATTTCGGCCAGCGGCCAGAAGGTCAGCCCATCGCCGTAGGCCGGACATCGCCCCCGCCAGATCGTGGGCGAAGTGCGCCCTCGGGAGACGGAATCGAGCACTTCCTGCGCCAGACGCGTCTTTCCGATTCCAGCCGGACCGAGCAGGGCGACAAGGTGGTGCCGGCGGTCTTCGATGGTACGCCGATACAAGGCCAGGAGCAAGTTTACCTCATCGGTGCGGCCCAGCAACGGCGCGCGCAATCGCTTCATCCCCTCGCCGTCCGCAACGCCCGAGACCAGCCATCGAGGCCGGTCCGCGAAGTCGCCCTCACTGGGGGACGGCAGCGGCTTGTACCGCGTGAACGAATTGGTCGCAGCACGTGTGCGGTCGTCTACCACGATGGCATCCGGAGGCGCGTGCTGTTGCAGCCGCGCGGCGAGGTTCACGGTTTCGCCTGTCGCCATGAATTCCCCGGTAGGCGCCGCCTTCGGATCGGCGATAACCTCTCCGGTAGCGATGCCGATGCGGATATGCACATCGCCAATCTTCGTCCGTAGCGAGGCCATGCGTCGCTGCATCGCGACCGCGCATCGAACCGCCCGCTGCGGATCGTCCTCATGGGCCTGTGGGAGGCCAAAGACGGCGAGGATCGCGTCGCCGACGAACTTCTCCACACTGCCCCCGTACCGCGACACCTCCTCGCGCATGGCGGAAAAGAACTCCCCGAGGATCCCTCGCACAGGTTCAGGGTCCATCCGGCTGGCCAACGACGTCGATCCGACGATATCCGCGAAGACGACGCTGACGACGCGTCGTTCCGCCGATTCCACGACGGCCAGCGACGCGCCGCAGGTCAGACAATAATCCGTGCCGAGCGGATTATCCGCGCCGCACCCGCTGCACGCCTGCGAAAGCCTCGCGGCGCAAAACATGCAAAACCGGGCGTTGCCGGGGTTCTCCTTGCCACACGTTGCACACGTCATCGTGGCGTCTCTCAGAACGAAACGAAACTCCTTCCAGGTTCGCCAAACACATTGATACTATCATAGAGGAATAACGCCCCCATGGGCCGCGTGCCAGCGGAGAGGGCGTCGATGAGATCAGAGGATATAACGACCCGAAACGCTGGTGGGAGAGTCTCTCCCTTCTGTCACTTTTCTGTATCGATGCTGCCGAGCTTCACCATTCCTCCAGTATCTCCCCCCAGCGTCTTCGTGAACGGGGGGACGTGCATCATGAGCCAACCCTTCCCCGGACCGCCCAAGCCGACGGTGACGGTGAATGGAACGCCGGCGAGGATTTCCACCGGCTCTTTTTTCATGCCGGGCGCAAGGACGACTGTGGCGTTTCCTTTGAACGTCGCGGTGTTCCCGTGGAGGCTGAGGCTGCCCTTTGTGACAGGACCCTCCACCGTCATGACCTTCATATTCATAAACCCTCCGGTGAGTGGGCCGGCCATGCTGCACACGAAGGTCCCACCGTCGGGCGTGACGGCAAACCCGAAGTCCGAAGGAGAATTGATTGTCTTGCCTGTGATGGGACCGCCAATGAGGCCGCCTCCGACGAGTTGCATCGAAGAGGCCAGACCAGATGGCGTCTGACCGGCAAACATGAGTACGCCCAAGGCCAGAGAGATGCTCAGCGCGCGTAGACTCACCTCGGCTCACCTCCAGAGACGCGTAAAAGAGTCGCTGGAGAGTTCCGTGCCGGCTCCGCGGTGCCCTGCCGAGCCGGGGAGGAGGAAGGCCCCGCCGCCTTAGAGAAATAAGGCCCCACGAGACGATCCATTCATCTGAGGAGGGATGTTCATGAGGAATTGGAGGCTTCTCAGCCTCGCCTTAGTGGCACTCGTGGGAATCGCAGTCTGGCAATGGCTCCCCACACCGACGGCGCGAGCCCAAGACATGATGAAGCTGCCGCCGGGGGTCACCTTGAAAGTGCAGAAATTCGACGTCATGGGGATGCCTGGCGTGAGCAAGGTCACGTGGAACCGCCTCGACGAGAAACCAGGCGCGAAATGGGCCAATGTCGATATGGGCGCGAAGGTTTGGGATTTCTGCTACACGTTGGCGGGGACGTTTACGGTCACTGGCGCCGACGGTAAGACGAAGACGATATCAACCGGGACCGCGTACACCATCCCGGCCGGCACGAAAATTCCGCTCATCGCCAACAAGGGCAAAGTGACCGCCGTAGACATCTTCTGGGAGATCGAGCAGCAGTAGCGCGGTGACGGTCGCGGACTGTCACGGGCCGGGCGGGGATGTTGCCGCCCGGCCCCATTTTCTGCCTATCGTCGAAGGGCTGTGACTCCCCCCGCAAGCAGGCTTCCCGCTCCAACCAGCGTCACGTAGTACCCGATATCGAACTCCATGCTGAACGCTGCCCGTCCGCCTAGGACCAACGGGGCGCCCGGCTTGTCGCGGTTGGCTTCGGCGACCCGATGAACGCGCTGCGTCACCTGCAGGCCATAAAGCACGGCGACGATGACGGCGACCACGCCGAGCAACAGGATCAGGCCGTGGGCCCACTTTCGCCAGCCCAACGACCAGTGATAGGCGACAACGGCCAGCACGACGAGCGCGATTGCCGGGAACAGGCGGCCATAATCGGTCTCGGCCCCTCTCACCGGAATCGTCATGAACAGCGCGTGGGACTGTATCCAGGGGACGAATGCGCCGATGAGCATAAGACCGGCGCCGACGAGGTAGAGCGACGGAGCTGCCGGAGAGGACGGCCGGGATCCCTTGTTCGGAGGGCCTTCGATCCCCGGCATATTCACCTCATGGCGACGCAGGAGCGATGATCAGCCCCCAAGGGGTGTCTCCACTCGGAATCATTTTCACCACTTTGCGGTTCTCCGTGTCGATCACAGCGACCGCATTGGCATTTCTCGCCGCCACGTAAGCAAACTTCCCGTCGGGTCTGAACGTTACGACCGCAAGGCCCTGGGCCACCTTGATGCGGCCGACCTCCCTGTACGTCGCAGTGTCCACGACCGAAACGAAGTTATCATCGTAGTGCGAAACATACGCGACCCGGCGATCGGGAGAGAACGCGAAGGTCACGGGGACCTTGCCCATGGGAAGTTTGGCCAGCGGGCTCAACGTCTTGGCGTCCAAAACCACCAGGGAGTTGGCCTCGGCGTTCGCCACCCACACGGCCTTGTCGTCGCGAGAGACGCGAAGCATGTGGGGTTCCGTGTGCTTCCCCATCGCGATGCGTTTCACGATTCGCAGGGTGTGCATGTCGAGCATGGCAACGGTATCTTGGTCCCGCTCGGGGAGGTAGGCAAAATGGCCGTCTCTGGTATTATCGAGATCGCAGGGGAATGTGCCCACAGGTATCCGCTGCACGATCTTGAAGGTCTTCGTGTCAACGACCGCAATCTTGTTGTCACCGGCGACGTCTGCCAGGGCCCGGGTCCGATCATGGGTGAGCACCACGCTGAATCCGGGCCCGGCCCCGAGCCGGATACGCTTGATCACCCTCATAGCGGCGAGATCGATGGCGAGCATATCCACCTGGCCGTCGTCGAGGTCCTCATACGTCCAGGCGAGGCGCCCATCGTAGAAGTCTTGTTCGTTGGAGAGCCATCGCACCGCCGCGCCCAGCTTCTTCGTGCCAACCTTGGTATTGCTTTCCGTATCGATGATGGAGACGTCTTTGGAGCCTACATTGAACACGTACAGTAGACGGCTGCGCGCTGCCCCCCAAGCACCCATGCTCAGCAGGCCCACAGCCAGCACTGCAGCTATGCCGGCGGCGATGCAGCGGTTCATCGGAGCCTCCCCTCTTTCTTCGCAAGGGTGATCCGCCACTCCCCCGAGCCGGCGTCCTCAACCCGCATCGCGAACCCGCGTTGGCCGGCGATGGTCCGAACCATCTCCAGGCTCGGGGGATGATCGGTAAGGATCTCGAGCTCCTCGCCGGCGGGAAGCCGATCCAGCGCCTCCACGACCTTCTGCACCGGGTACGGACAGATCTCCCCTCGAACGTCAAGCTTCATCGGCTATGGGAGATAGCGGAGGAGATGCACCCCAAGATAGGCCCCTCCGGCCAGCGCCAGACCAAACACCCATCCGTTCAGCGCGAGCGACGGGATCGCTGAGAAAAACGCACCAACGGTGCAGCCCATCCCCAGCCCCGCACCATAGCCCATGAGCAGGCCGCCTCCTAAGGATTGCGTGTACCGGACCTTGTTCCTGCTAAACCGCAGCTTAAACTCATGGGCCAGCAGGGCCGAGATCAGCGACCCGCCAAAGAGGCCCACGTTCAAGAGCAATCCGTGCGTCAGGGCGCCGCCGCCGATTCGCAGGGCGCATCCCACGAGTGAC encodes the following:
- a CDS encoding cytochrome D1 domain-containing protein; the encoded protein is MNRCIAAGIAAVLAVGLLSMGAWGAARSRLLYVFNVGSKDVSIIDTESNTKVGTKKLGAAVRWLSNEQDFYDGRLAWTYEDLDDGQVDMLAIDLAAMRVIKRIRLGAGPGFSVVLTHDRTRALADVAGDNKIAVVDTKTFKIVQRIPVGTFPCDLDNTRDGHFAYLPERDQDTVAMLDMHTLRIVKRIAMGKHTEPHMLRVSRDDKAVWVANAEANSLVVLDAKTLSPLAKLPMGKVPVTFAFSPDRRVAYVSHYDDNFVSVVDTATYREVGRIKVAQGLAVVTFRPDGKFAYVAARNANAVAVIDTENRKVVKMIPSGDTPWGLIIAPASP
- a CDS encoding sulfurtransferase TusA family protein, whose translation is MKLDVRGEICPYPVQKVVEALDRLPAGEELEILTDHPPSLEMVRTIAGQRGFAMRVEDAGSGEWRITLAKKEGRLR